One segment of ANME-2 cluster archaeon DNA contains the following:
- a CDS encoding PKD domain-containing protein, which translates to MWNKQVNGSKNGVGKMKICSLVLSVLLIVMLVSVVSAANCNNMELVANTTSDANGNFSFTDVPNGEYRLASVIYSSAMGGMWLTNVSEFTIENGTSVDITFAMRSNSSNDHNAILSYLDRTAISGRTVSKTGYAKVGTYLVLTNQNGEFVANTTSNGTGNYLFTDVTNGDYRLSGVIYSSAMGGMWLTNVSEFTIENGTSVDITFAMRKNASNDHNAILSYLDSTTVLGKTVSKTGSAKVGTDLILTDHNGNFIANTTSNATGDYVFSAIPNGDYRLSGVIYSSAMGGMWLTNVSEFSIENGTSANVTFAMRKNDSNDHDAILSYLDRTTVSGLTVSKTGSAKVGTDLVLLKKVYVFEEEVTYSMPVAIFSANTTYGDCPLTVQFNDLSENATSWYWDFGDGANSTDQNPVHTYDSVGFFNVKFTVSNPKGSDVERKIKLITSNLPDTNRTHQILFLVIGAEETSMVKQAVEDMGMDDWVDVYGSNRENRVEILYTPFDDNINMSKYDIVFISWKGSMSFLGANLKPQIHEMINKTNPGTFVYDWNYDLEDFPGINYVNHTGHPYLEDYWLKQYDNNIIRLITYLSVVDLSEPFANYTGSIRIEEPSIPPTNGIVHPDSGYEIFEDLGSYLEWYSDDDGTHHVYNPENYTVGVTFFAGHDGDLCDGITEDLITELESRGINVIPAFRPGVLYEMDDAEAFFKANGKYKVNAFIDIGMGVSRMSSSVWHTEALQDMNVPVINGIQYQGTIEEWEESVNGQDGRFQYQIPIMEIGGEIESIVIGGKEYDEELDAWSFQPIDYQMDWLINRTVGWMDLQRIENHDKKVAIIYYNHGKQGAMVAANLDVVPSIQNFLDAMNESGYDLDGMNLNRSEFLELVLQQGRNIGVWAPGELEYMVENHDVELLPVETYLGWFEELEPAACQSVIDTWGEAPGKGMVYENESGQYFVFPKIEVGNILIAPQPPRGLTTSDSMLYHDQSVPPSHNYIAFYLWLNHEPSEGGLGTDAVVHFGRHGTQEWLQGKGVGLSAKECWPAILIQDMPVVYLYDVGGIGEGITAKRRGNAVMVDHLTAPVINSGLYGNLTMLHDAMHNYEEAEGSLKQEYKKSIIEYYEDLNFEHELGNSSEDLYTMENETFDNFILYGSVHDYLHEIAASYMTYGFHILGEDMIDEGLIAMVKSMLGNDFMRHVNATGICEDPDELNPAHSPTVLDNMLEDVLVNETDPMDVVIDRFNIDYLSGQYYANVTSNASGEYKFSFVKEGKYTVYALKEENNGWLTGKEYVTVENGESISKIQLNLTKNATGTSNLELEYVLDLLEANLPVELSGSVEIFGQTYYSPMGYPVYKEDVKVILQQDGDVIDVQLSSSTGNYTFTGIPDGEYDITALYLSSSGNWYLKTESIEINTTESNRINIDFGMNKDNDAGAVTNSILGEVSGTCSDESQGAEPDCNVVLIRRMSDAQLTVVNYLYNAIDYADGIKECTNAEVESMINALEGKYIPPALGDDPTRSPDEVLPTGKNFYAFNPNIVPTKESWEIGKQLVDEFLEEWKETHDGQYPEKVGFVLWSSESMRHKGVMESEVLYLLGVEPVWSSSGKVEGVKLIPEDELGRPRIDVVVTMTGVYRDNWKWQVQLMDRAVRLAAQAENVTYDNYVKEHCDAIYAALWDTGNYSPSEASDLSMCRLFGPDDGSWGIGGLTNAVDASGSWDDDEKLANLYLNSMGYAYGDNVWAFKDTEVFRNALADTEAVFFSRSGNSGRGSSSVIFDHTYEFFGGFGMAVRHVSGETPEMFIVNLKDPNQAITETLGKFLARELRSTYWNREYIKGMMEHGYTGASELDSIFEDFWGLNVMLPDAVTADMWNEMYAVYIEDKYDLRLDDWFDDENPWAHQSINARMLEAVRKGYWTPSDPNMLENLVREYVESVADNGVTCCHHTCGNPLLDEYISGMLSVPGLSAEDAEEYRKLMDEATGLQTEQPATETINDDSSSSAWRRLHDSGTGNESTDAGSGAGMDGELIQDAGVGGEGVSNPANYVEGYEMQDESTGSADAGPISFSSTDIAGMLIVVLAAGAIYIGFRRRGS; encoded by the coding sequence ATGTGGAACAAACAGGTGAATGGTAGTAAAAATGGTGTGGGAAAAATGAAAATTTGCTCATTGGTTTTAAGTGTATTGCTTATTGTGATGCTTGTATCAGTGGTATCGGCTGCAAACTGTAACAATATGGAACTTGTTGCCAATACGACAAGTGATGCAAATGGGAATTTCAGTTTCACTGATGTCCCCAATGGAGAGTATCGGCTGGCTTCTGTGATCTATAGTAGTGCCATGGGTGGTATGTGGCTTACCAATGTGAGTGAATTTACCATTGAAAACGGGACATCCGTGGACATAACTTTTGCTATGAGAAGCAATTCCAGCAATGATCACAATGCTATTCTTTCTTACCTTGATCGTACTGCTATTTCTGGTAGAACCGTGAGCAAAACCGGTTATGCGAAGGTAGGTACTTACCTTGTCTTGACTAACCAGAATGGTGAGTTCGTTGCCAACACCACCAGCAATGGCACCGGTAATTATCTTTTCACCGACGTCACTAACGGTGACTATAGATTGTCAGGTGTTATTTATAGCAGTGCCATGGGCGGCATGTGGCTTACCAACGTGAGTGAATTTACCATCGAAAACGGGACATCTGTGGACATAACTTTTGCCATGCGTAAGAATGCCAGTAATGATCACAATGCTATTCTTTCTTACCTCGATAGTACTACTGTTTTGGGTAAAACTGTAAGTAAGACCGGTTCTGCGAAGGTAGGTACTGACCTTATCTTAACTGACCATAATGGCAATTTCATTGCCAACACTACCAGTAATGCTACGGGTGATTACGTATTTTCCGCCATTCCCAATGGTGATTATCGTTTATCGGGTGTTATCTACAGCAGTGCCATGGGTGGTATGTGGCTTACCAACGTGAGTGAATTTTCCATTGAAAATGGTACTTCCGCAAACGTTACTTTTGCCATGCGCAAAAATGACAGTAATGACCATGATGCTATCCTTTCCTACCTTGATCGTACTACTGTTTCGGGTCTGACGGTCAGTAAGACAGGCTCCGCAAAAGTTGGTACGGATCTTGTTCTGTTGAAAAAGGTATATGTTTTTGAGGAAGAAGTAACATACTCCATGCCAGTTGCCATCTTCTCAGCGAATACAACTTATGGAGACTGCCCCTTAACTGTCCAATTCAATGACTTATCCGAAAATGCAACTTCATGGTACTGGGATTTCGGTGACGGCGCTAATTCAACAGATCAAAACCCGGTACATACGTATGATAGTGTAGGATTCTTTAACGTAAAATTCACTGTCAGTAATCCAAAAGGTAGTGATGTCGAAAGAAAGATCAAATTGATTACGAGTAACTTGCCCGATACCAATAGAACTCATCAAATCCTTTTCCTTGTTATTGGCGCTGAAGAAACCTCCATGGTAAAACAGGCTGTTGAGGACATGGGTATGGATGACTGGGTGGATGTGTATGGCAGTAACCGTGAAAACCGTGTGGAAATTCTCTACACACCATTTGATGATAACATCAATATGAGCAAGTATGACATTGTTTTCATTAGCTGGAAAGGCAGCATGAGCTTCCTTGGTGCAAACCTGAAACCCCAGATTCATGAAATGATCAATAAAACCAATCCGGGCACTTTTGTCTATGACTGGAACTATGATCTGGAAGATTTCCCAGGCATAAATTATGTCAATCACACTGGACATCCATATCTTGAAGACTACTGGCTTAAACAGTATGATAACAACATCATTCGCCTGATCACCTATCTTTCAGTGGTTGACCTTTCAGAACCTTTCGCAAATTATACTGGCTCCATTAGAATAGAAGAACCCTCTATACCACCTACCAATGGTATCGTCCATCCGGATTCCGGATACGAAATATTTGAAGATCTGGGATCTTATCTTGAATGGTATTCCGATGATGATGGTACACACCACGTCTATAACCCTGAGAACTACACGGTAGGTGTCACATTCTTTGCAGGACATGACGGTGACCTCTGTGATGGTATTACCGAAGATCTCATAACAGAGCTTGAATCCAGAGGAATCAATGTGATCCCTGCTTTTCGTCCTGGAGTATTATACGAGATGGATGATGCAGAAGCGTTCTTTAAAGCTAATGGTAAATACAAAGTTAATGCATTCATTGACATTGGAATGGGCGTGTCCAGGATGTCTTCTTCCGTATGGCACACCGAAGCCCTTCAGGATATGAATGTACCTGTTATCAATGGTATCCAGTATCAGGGCACGATAGAAGAATGGGAAGAATCCGTTAACGGACAGGACGGCAGGTTCCAGTACCAGATTCCTATAATGGAAATTGGTGGTGAGATCGAATCCATAGTTATCGGCGGGAAGGAATATGATGAAGAACTGGATGCCTGGTCTTTCCAGCCTATCGATTATCAGATGGACTGGCTGATAAACCGCACAGTCGGCTGGATGGATTTGCAGCGCATTGAAAACCACGACAAGAAGGTTGCGATAATCTATTACAACCATGGAAAGCAGGGTGCAATGGTGGCTGCAAATCTTGATGTTGTACCCAGTATCCAAAACTTCCTAGATGCTATGAATGAAAGCGGTTATGATCTGGATGGTATGAACCTGAACAGATCGGAGTTCCTTGAACTTGTGCTTCAGCAGGGCAGGAACATAGGAGTATGGGCACCTGGCGAACTGGAATACATGGTTGAAAACCATGACGTGGAACTTTTGCCTGTGGAAACGTATCTTGGGTGGTTTGAAGAGCTCGAACCTGCAGCATGCCAGAGTGTAATTGACACATGGGGTGAAGCACCCGGAAAGGGAATGGTTTATGAAAACGAATCTGGCCAGTACTTTGTGTTTCCGAAGATCGAGGTTGGCAATATTCTCATTGCACCGCAGCCTCCACGAGGTCTCACGACCAGTGACTCAATGCTTTATCATGACCAATCAGTTCCGCCATCACACAACTACATTGCATTCTATCTCTGGCTGAACCACGAGCCAAGTGAAGGTGGTTTGGGTACGGATGCTGTAGTTCATTTCGGAAGGCACGGTACACAGGAATGGCTACAGGGTAAAGGTGTAGGCCTGTCGGCTAAGGAATGCTGGCCTGCAATCCTTATACAGGATATGCCGGTTGTTTACCTCTATGATGTTGGAGGTATAGGTGAAGGTATAACCGCAAAGAGGAGAGGTAATGCTGTGATGGTTGATCACCTTACTGCCCCGGTTATTAATTCTGGCCTCTACGGTAATCTGACAATGCTTCATGATGCCATGCACAATTACGAAGAAGCAGAAGGTTCCCTTAAGCAGGAATACAAGAAATCCATAATTGAGTATTATGAAGACCTGAATTTCGAACATGAACTTGGTAACTCTTCCGAAGATCTTTACACAATGGAAAATGAAACCTTTGACAATTTCATCCTTTACGGGTCGGTACATGATTACCTGCATGAAATTGCAGCTTCGTACATGACTTACGGTTTCCACATACTCGGTGAGGATATGATTGACGAAGGACTCATTGCAATGGTCAAGTCGATGCTAGGAAATGATTTTATGAGGCATGTCAATGCAACAGGCATCTGTGAAGATCCTGATGAGTTAAACCCGGCACATTCACCTACTGTTCTTGATAATATGCTTGAAGATGTTCTGGTGAACGAAACTGATCCTATGGATGTCGTTATTGACAGGTTCAACATTGACTATTTGTCCGGTCAGTACTATGCAAATGTTACAAGTAATGCATCCGGTGAATACAAATTCTCATTTGTAAAAGAAGGGAAATACACCGTTTATGCATTGAAAGAGGAAAATAACGGATGGCTTACAGGAAAAGAGTATGTAACGGTTGAAAATGGTGAATCCATTTCCAAAATCCAGCTAAACCTTACAAAGAATGCCACAGGCACCTCTAATCTGGAGCTTGAATATGTTCTTGATCTTCTGGAAGCGAATCTGCCTGTTGAATTGTCAGGTTCAGTAGAGATTTTCGGGCAGACCTACTATTCACCGATGGGTTACCCAGTATACAAAGAAGATGTAAAGGTAATTCTCCAGCAGGATGGCGATGTAATTGATGTTCAGCTATCCAGTTCAACGGGTAACTACACATTTACAGGAATTCCGGATGGTGAATATGATATTACGGCACTATATCTCAGTAGCAGTGGAAACTGGTATCTTAAAACTGAAAGTATTGAAATCAATACAACCGAATCTAACAGGATTAACATTGACTTTGGCATGAACAAAGACAATGATGCTGGAGCGGTTACTAACTCTATTCTTGGAGAGGTTTCAGGTACCTGTTCGGATGAAAGCCAGGGTGCTGAACCGGATTGCAATGTTGTATTGATCAGGCGTATGTCAGATGCTCAGTTAACTGTTGTAAATTATCTTTACAATGCAATTGATTATGCCGATGGTATTAAAGAATGCACGAATGCTGAAGTTGAAAGTATGATCAATGCCCTTGAAGGAAAATACATTCCTCCGGCATTAGGCGATGATCCGACAAGAAGCCCTGATGAAGTTTTGCCAACAGGAAAGAATTTCTATGCATTTAATCCGAACATTGTCCCGACAAAGGAATCATGGGAAATTGGCAAGCAACTTGTTGATGAATTCCTTGAGGAATGGAAAGAGACTCATGATGGGCAGTATCCTGAGAAGGTCGGATTTGTATTATGGTCTTCTGAATCCATGAGGCATAAAGGCGTTATGGAATCTGAAGTCCTGTATTTGTTGGGTGTGGAGCCGGTCTGGAGTTCTTCCGGTAAGGTGGAAGGTGTGAAACTTATCCCTGAAGATGAGCTTGGAAGACCCAGGATTGATGTTGTCGTTACTATGACAGGTGTTTACCGTGATAACTGGAAATGGCAGGTTCAATTGATGGACAGGGCAGTGAGGCTTGCAGCACAGGCTGAAAATGTCACCTATGATAACTATGTCAAGGAGCATTGTGATGCTATCTATGCTGCCCTTTGGGATACCGGCAACTACAGCCCATCCGAAGCCAGTGATCTTTCTATGTGCAGGCTGTTTGGTCCGGATGATGGAAGCTGGGGTATTGGCGGCCTTACAAATGCGGTTGATGCAAGCGGTAGCTGGGATGATGATGAGAAACTTGCTAATCTCTACCTGAATTCCATGGGTTATGCTTACGGTGATAATGTATGGGCTTTCAAGGATACTGAAGTATTCAGGAATGCACTTGCCGATACAGAGGCTGTTTTCTTCAGCCGAAGCGGTAATTCCGGTCGTGGAAGCAGCAGTGTGATTTTTGATCACACTTATGAGTTCTTCGGTGGTTTTGGCATGGCAGTCAGGCATGTATCCGGTGAGACTCCTGAAATGTTCATAGTCAACCTCAAGGATCCGAATCAGGCAATAACAGAAACCCTTGGTAAATTCCTTGCAAGAGAACTGCGTTCCACATACTGGAATCGGGAATATATCAAAGGCATGATGGAACACGGTTACACTGGTGCCAGCGAACTTGATAGCATATTTGAGGATTTCTGGGGATTAAATGTCATGCTCCCGGATGCGGTAACCGCTGATATGTGGAACGAAATGTACGCGGTCTACATAGAGGATAAATATGACCTCAGATTGGATGATTGGTTCGATGATGAGAATCCATGGGCACACCAGTCCATAAACGCACGGATGCTTGAAGCAGTCCGCAAGGGCTATTGGACACCATCGGATCCAAACATGCTTGAAAACCTTGTACGCGAATACGTGGAATCCGTAGCCGATAACGGCGTCACCTGCTGCCACCACACCTGCGGCAACCCCTTGCTTGATGAATACATAAGCGGCATGCTGTCTGTTCCCGGTCTCAGTGCAGAAGACGCTGAAGAGTACCGCAAGCTGATGGATGAAGCCACCGGGCTACAAACGGAACAACCTGCGACTGAGACCATCAATGACGACAGCAGTAGTAGCGCATGGCGGAGGCTTCATGATAGCGGAACTGGCAATGAGAGCACGGATGCAGGCTCAGGCGCTGGTATGGATGGAGAGTTGATTCAGGATGCAGGTGTCGGCGGCGAAGGTGTAAGTAATCCTGCCAATTACGTGGAAGGATACGAGATGCAGGACGAGAGCACAGGGTCAGCAGATGCGGGACCAATATCATTCTCAAGTACTGATATTGCGGGAATGCTGATCGTGGTGCTGGCAGCCGGTGCTATCTATATAGGCTTCAGGAGGCGGGGGAGTTAA
- a CDS encoding cobaltochelatase subunit CobN — protein MWNKQVNDMKNGRKNGMGKMKVCSLVLSALFILVLVPVVSAEENNSISFVLGTDHNRDPLENIITSGYLDINISVYNATEANSTNFSAENVIFLSSLDIGTLQNLNNTLNHSAHIVSYDLPETHDYGNVNDSNITGLWEAGGYHNVKTLIRYMNESFYGSGVPASEKLEVAFVFSRDSSIITMNNVASDLAVSDMMNISTYFGRSNEDLSFDLSDKDIVVMRDLAAPVIETITPTVNAAKANGAHIISVGDLVQSYSLHNVNLSDPEYSDINEYFKYDSEENFKRLTTFLGVKFAGRIDVIQPTVERPIYGIYHPEAGEIYSSAEDYLDWYSTKGYDHEKPTIAIIYSSLKYIYSRDAPLAGALVDSFESRNCNVIVASYSYKDPASVNYLMLNGEPIIDSVIIVSRGGRMNYKDSEQGIEDLKTWNVTPLNGIRLFYSVSAEEWENSSHGVGPEQTFQLAAAEMDGIIEPIVIGCKDPSIGDSAYYPIDYQVEWLTQRTISWMQLHRMLNSEKKIVIPYYAAEAGKAAMGADIDYYLDAQASLANLLKAMKARGYDLGTKPLPDRDELAQLMVTQGYNIGTWAPGELEKRMEKGSVILIPESQYLEWFNGLSQEKQEEMINIWGEPPGEIMVYENGTGKYLVIPTIEFGNVILAPDPMWGWDQNETVMYHDGSIPPTHQNLAFYLYLGKVYDADALFPIFTSIMAMPGKEAGLSAQDWGAILLQDMPIVHVLPMDAEGIFDRRRANMLIVDFMTPTIVPSGLYGNLSILQQDIGMYRQVVDEGVKVQYRSDIINQTRELDLDKDMEVNLEDIEGNVTATDVFIDDLDDYLQELKTTFMPYGSHTLSEPPTGESLVAMVGSMLGKEFKQHVQLINSTKGLTTALLNETVLNGTSAVNAQNMILGAVSENITADLNISIEYTTRINGCTIEIPRILDALEGKYIPPGPAGDPIRNPDALPTGRNLCTFDDRLIPTTAAWKVGTDLADELIALRLAKNGTYPRKVAFLLWSIETTRHQGTMESEIFYLLGVKPVWDSKGRVNNVELINSSELGRSRIDVLVTTSGSYRDMYGSRLQLIDKAVRLASEADDDLYPNYVKQNSNSIYQSLIDVDYDNKTAYNLSVSRIFCPPPGSYTPGIEHVISSDTWEERKKIADLYIDRMGYIYGQEMWGEQYTDVFRQNLADVEVGVFSRTSNLYGTLEHPMVAAYFGGLSLAVESVTRGNTPDMYINNQRDIDGAKIETLNHFLSKDLRSRYLNPTWIEGMKEHGYDGTRYMDAFIGNMGLWDTVMPDLITDSMWDEVYETYVLDQYNIGVSDYLKETNPYAYQSMTANMLNSIHRSDWHVSDDVIQNLVKEYVESVVEEGVTCCHHTCGNPTLNEYIEGMMSVAGLSAEDIEKYRQLMDKATGRQTEPATETIVDGSSSSSTWRRFQSSRSGNESTDAGSGAGLDAELMQEAGAGGEGVSNPADYVEGYEMQDESTGSADAGPISFSAADIVGMLIVVLAAGAIYIGFRRRGG, from the coding sequence ATGTGGAACAAACAGGTGAATGATATGAAAAATGGTAGGAAAAATGGTATGGGCAAAATGAAAGTTTGCTCATTGGTTTTAAGTGCATTGTTTATACTAGTACTTGTTCCAGTGGTATCGGCAGAAGAAAATAACTCAATTAGTTTTGTGTTGGGAACAGATCATAACAGGGATCCACTTGAGAATATAATTACTTCTGGATATCTGGATATAAACATAAGTGTTTACAATGCAACCGAGGCAAATAGCACGAATTTCAGTGCAGAGAATGTTATCTTCCTTTCTTCCCTTGATATAGGGACACTGCAGAATCTCAACAATACTTTAAACCACAGTGCCCACATCGTTTCTTACGATCTTCCCGAAACCCATGACTATGGGAATGTCAACGATTCGAATATCACAGGGTTATGGGAAGCAGGAGGCTACCACAATGTAAAAACTCTCATACGTTACATGAATGAAAGTTTCTATGGCAGTGGAGTTCCCGCTTCTGAAAAATTGGAAGTAGCTTTTGTTTTTTCCAGAGACAGTTCCATTATCACCATGAATAATGTAGCTTCTGACCTCGCTGTTTCTGATATGATGAATATCAGTACATATTTTGGCAGGTCCAATGAAGACCTTAGTTTTGATCTTAGTGACAAAGACATTGTGGTGATGAGAGACCTGGCTGCACCGGTAATTGAAACCATCACTCCTACTGTCAACGCCGCAAAGGCCAACGGTGCCCATATCATTAGTGTGGGAGACCTGGTCCAGTCCTATTCATTGCACAATGTGAACCTTTCAGACCCGGAATATTCTGATATCAATGAGTATTTCAAGTATGACTCCGAGGAAAATTTCAAGAGACTTACCACGTTCCTTGGTGTCAAGTTCGCTGGCAGGATAGATGTTATCCAGCCTACTGTTGAAAGACCGATCTATGGTATATATCATCCTGAGGCCGGGGAAATATATTCAAGTGCAGAAGATTATCTTGACTGGTACTCTACAAAAGGCTATGATCATGAAAAGCCTACCATTGCTATTATCTATTCTTCCCTGAAATATATCTACAGCAGGGATGCACCCTTAGCTGGGGCCTTAGTCGATTCCTTTGAATCCCGAAACTGCAATGTCATTGTTGCTTCTTATTCCTACAAGGACCCTGCATCTGTAAATTACCTAATGCTAAACGGAGAACCCATAATTGATAGTGTGATAATTGTTTCCAGAGGTGGGCGCATGAACTATAAGGATTCAGAACAGGGTATCGAGGATCTTAAAACCTGGAACGTGACCCCATTAAATGGTATTCGGTTATTCTACAGTGTGAGTGCCGAAGAATGGGAAAACTCTTCCCATGGTGTTGGGCCTGAACAGACCTTCCAGCTTGCTGCTGCGGAGATGGACGGTATAATCGAGCCTATTGTAATTGGTTGCAAGGACCCTTCCATTGGGGATTCAGCTTATTATCCTATAGACTATCAAGTAGAATGGCTCACACAGAGAACGATTTCCTGGATGCAGCTGCATAGGATGCTAAATTCCGAGAAGAAGATCGTCATACCCTACTATGCTGCAGAAGCAGGAAAAGCGGCAATGGGCGCAGATATTGATTATTATCTGGATGCTCAGGCCAGCCTTGCAAATCTACTTAAAGCGATGAAGGCAAGGGGTTATGATCTTGGAACAAAGCCGCTACCTGACAGGGACGAACTGGCCCAGCTCATGGTAACACAGGGATACAACATAGGAACATGGGCACCCGGAGAGCTGGAGAAACGTATGGAAAAAGGAAGTGTTATCCTTATTCCTGAATCCCAGTATCTTGAGTGGTTCAATGGATTGTCGCAAGAGAAGCAGGAAGAAATGATCAATATCTGGGGTGAACCACCAGGTGAGATTATGGTCTACGAGAATGGGACCGGCAAGTACCTTGTCATTCCCACGATCGAGTTTGGAAATGTAATACTGGCCCCTGATCCTATGTGGGGATGGGATCAGAACGAGACAGTGATGTACCATGACGGTTCCATTCCGCCAACTCATCAAAATCTTGCTTTCTACTTGTATCTTGGGAAGGTATATGACGCCGATGCACTGTTCCCGATATTCACCAGTATTATGGCGATGCCGGGTAAGGAGGCTGGTCTCTCTGCACAGGATTGGGGAGCTATACTTCTGCAGGATATGCCCATAGTACACGTTCTGCCCATGGATGCCGAAGGTATCTTTGACCGCCGGAGAGCAAACATGCTTATTGTGGACTTCATGACACCAACCATTGTACCGTCCGGTCTCTATGGGAACCTGTCAATACTACAGCAGGACATTGGGATGTACAGACAGGTGGTTGATGAAGGGGTAAAAGTACAGTACAGGTCTGACATCATCAATCAGACAAGGGAACTGGATCTGGATAAGGATATGGAAGTGAATCTGGAAGACATCGAAGGCAACGTTACTGCCACAGACGTCTTTATCGATGATCTGGACGATTACTTGCAGGAGCTGAAAACAACATTCATGCCTTATGGTTCCCACACTCTCAGCGAGCCGCCAACCGGGGAGAGTCTGGTGGCGATGGTAGGATCCATGTTGGGGAAGGAATTTAAACAGCATGTACAGTTGATCAATTCCACAAAAGGACTGACTACGGCTCTCCTGAATGAGACTGTACTTAATGGAACTTCTGCAGTTAATGCACAGAACATGATACTTGGGGCAGTGTCTGAGAATATAACAGCGGACCTGAACATTTCTATTGAATACACAACAAGGATCAACGGGTGTACTATTGAGATCCCACGCATTCTCGATGCTCTTGAGGGTAAATACATACCTCCGGGGCCAGCCGGTGATCCTATAAGAAACCCGGATGCTTTGCCCACGGGCAGAAACCTTTGCACATTTGATGACAGGCTCATCCCGACAACTGCTGCATGGAAGGTGGGTACGGATCTTGCAGACGAACTGATTGCCCTACGTCTTGCAAAAAACGGCACATACCCAAGAAAAGTAGCTTTCCTTCTCTGGTCAATTGAGACCACAAGGCATCAGGGGACTATGGAATCCGAGATATTTTACCTGCTTGGAGTAAAACCAGTGTGGGATAGTAAAGGAAGAGTAAATAATGTTGAACTCATCAACTCCAGCGAACTGGGAAGGTCCAGGATTGATGTGTTGGTAACTACTTCGGGTTCGTACAGGGACATGTATGGAAGTAGGCTTCAATTGATTGATAAGGCTGTGCGGCTTGCATCCGAAGCGGATGATGATCTATACCCCAACTATGTCAAACAGAACTCAAATTCAATCTATCAGTCCCTGATTGACGTAGATTATGACAATAAAACGGCATACAACCTTTCCGTATCTCGTATATTCTGTCCTCCTCCGGGTTCATACACCCCTGGGATCGAGCATGTCATCAGCAGCGATACCTGGGAAGAAAGGAAGAAGATCGCTGATCTCTACATAGACCGGATGGGGTACATCTACGGTCAGGAAATGTGGGGTGAGCAGTACACGGATGTCTTCCGGCAGAACCTTGCCGATGTCGAAGTGGGAGTGTTCAGCCGCACCTCAAACCTTTATGGTACCCTGGAACATCCGATGGTTGCAGCATACTTTGGTGGTCTAAGTCTGGCTGTTGAAAGCGTGACCAGGGGTAACACACCTGACATGTACATCAATAACCAGCGTGATATTGACGGTGCAAAAATTGAGACCCTGAACCATTTCCTGAGTAAGGATTTACGTTCACGTTACCTCAATCCCACATGGATCGAGGGAATGAAGGAGCATGGATACGATGGTACCCGTTACATGGATGCTTTTATCGGGAACATGGGCTTATGGGACACTGTGATGCCGGATCTTATCACCGATTCGATGTGGGACGAAGTCTATGAGACGTATGTTCTTGACCAGTACAACATCGGTGTTTCCGATTATCTAAAGGAAACAAATCCTTATGCATACCAGTCAATGACTGCGAACATGCTAAATTCCATTCATCGATCTGATTGGCATGTCTCCGATGATGTTATCCAGAATCTGGTAAAGGAATACGTAGAATCGGTTGTTGAGGAAGGAGTGACCTGCTGTCATCATACATGTGGCAATCCAACCCTGAACGAATATATAGAAGGTATGATGTCAGTTGCCGGTCTCAGTGCTGAGGACATCGAAAAGTACCGCCAGCTGATGGATAAAGCCACTGGACGGCAGACAGAACCTGCGACTGAGACCATCGTTGACGGCAGCAGTAGTAGTAGCACATGGCGGCGGTTCCAGAGCAGCAGGTCAGGTAATGAAAGTACGGATGCAGGTTCAGGCGCTGGTCTGGATGCTGAACTGATGCAGGAAGCAGGCGCTGGCGGCGAAGGTGTAAGTAATCCTGCCGATTACGTGGAAGGATACGAAATGCAGGATGAGAGCACAGGGTCAGCAGATGCGGGACCAATATCATTCTCAGCTGCTGATATTGTGGGAATGCTGATCGTGGTGCTGGCTGCCGGCGCTATCTATATAGGCTTCAGGAGGCGGGGGGGTTAA